ATGGGATATATTTAAATTCACAAAAAAATTTCGTATCTACTATGGTTATTTCAAGAAGTAGATACGACCATAACATTAGTCATTAATCCTAGAAAATTAAAGTCTTCAAAAGTTATAAATTTAAGGTAATTTCTTCAACTTGTCCTAATTGTCCAATTTGTTTAGGGGTTTCTTCATTAACACTAATTAATAAACCTCCTGCATTACCTGCCCTAATGGTAAATTCTCTTTTGGCAACCCATTCTCTCTCCGTACCTTTAGTCAAAATTCCCTCAAATTCTGTATCACCATCAATAATAACCCTCACCCAAGAATCATCTTGGGCTTTGAGATTAACTTTTAATTGTTCTGGATGACTGATATTTTCTTCTACAACTGGAATAGTAGAATTTTCTGTTTCATTTTGAGATGGAGTTTGAGGATTATCAGTTATGGTAGATTCTTCTGATTGACTATTAAGATTCTGATTTTCTATAGAATCCTGAGTCGTAAAAGGTGTTGGTTGCAACATCTCATTAAGACTTTTTACGGAGAAAAATAAAAGAGCTATATAGATTATATATAAGTATTTACTGTTAAAATTAATATTAAGATTGAGAGGATTAATAATACTTTTATAAGAAGATTTATTTTTATATTTTTTGTTCTTTTTGATAGGAAAATTATCAATATTTTCCTCAATATTTATTTCTAAAAAATCAGAATATTTTTTTAATAATTCCTTAATGAATACAGGTTCAGGCAATCGGTATAAATCAGCATTTTCGATCGCCCTTAAGACATTTTTAGTAATATGAATTTTGTTAGAAACGGATTCAATATCCCATCCTTGGGATTGTCTCTTTTCCTGCAACAAGACACTAATCCTATCCAATTCCTCTTGACGTAGTTGATTATAATCAACCTCAACGTTTTTTTGATCAGTAAAAAGTTTTAGCATATATATTATTTTTCTCGCTCATTACATATAAATATTATTTTTTTCCTTTATGGGCAATTATACTCAATTTGTTCACCTCTGCAGCAGTTAAAAAACGACTTTCCCCTATCTTTAAATTTCCTAAACGGATAAAGGCGATCGCACTTCGGTGTAAACTAATAACAGGATAACCAAAAAGATCAGCAATACGTCTAATTTGACGATTTCGTCCTTCACTGAGGACAATTTCAATCAGAGTTTTAGAAACAGTCCTTTTCTTGACGACGATAGGTGCTGGTAGAGTTTGTTTTCCTTCCCACATAAAACCATCGGACCATTTTTTGATAACATCATCTGGCATACTACCCCTAAGCCAAACTTGGTAAGTCTTCGGTAAATGGTAACGAGGATGAGTCAAACTGAGAGTAAAATCACCATCATTACTAAGAATTAAAGCCCCAGTAGAATCTCGATCCAACCTACCGACAGGATGAATACCCTGTCCCAATTGTAGCTCAGGATTTAATAAATCTAAAACAGTTTCTCTTTTTTTTGGATCATCACAAGTAGAAATAACACCTCTAGGTTTATTCAACAAAATATAAACTAATTGGGGGCGATTTCGACGACTTAAAACTTTACCCTCCACCTCTATTTTATCCCGTGCAGGATTTGCCTTATCTCCCAAAGCGATAATATGACCATTAACCTTCACCTTTCCCGCCAAAATCATCCTTTCCGCCTCTCTGCGGGAAGCCACTCCCCACTCTCTCAAAATTTTCTGTACTCTATCAACCATTAATAAATTAAAAATACCCTTATTTAATTATTAATTATAATGCCTTGAATTAATTTGCTCGATGGGTAATTTCCAGAAAATTTAACTACCATTGCCTATTCCCTGCCTTCACGACTCCACTTTTTCATCAGCCCCTAAATACTCCCTTCATTGTAAACTGTTCATTGGTCATCCTTAAAATTTCTATGAACAGTAAAAAAAAATCAGAAATAATTGCCCGTTTCCTAACCCCTGCCATTAAATTTTGGATTCGTAATCAAGTAGAATCCATCACTCAATTAGAGGTTGAAATAGATGCAGGAGATAAACAAATTTTATCGGGTAAAATTAACCAAGTATACCTAAGTGCAAACGAGGCAAATTATCAGGGAATATTTATTAACCAAGCCTCTGTTAGTACCGAAGATATAGCAGTTAACTTGGGTGGTATTTTACGGGGAAAACCACTCAAACTATTACATCCAATTTTTGTATCAGGAGATATAGTTATCACCGCCCAAGAGTTACAAAAATCTTTAGAATCTTCTTTATTAATTCAAGGATTACAAGATGTAGTGAAATTAATATTAGAGAATCAAAGACTAGAAAATATTTTAGAAAAATACCATATTCAGTGGAAAAATATAAATATTGAAAATCAACAAGTTACGATACAAGGAAATATTAATAATAATTTAAAAAAAGTAAATAACACATTAAATATCACCAGCAATATTAACATTCAAGAAAAACAAAAATTACTCTTAACTGATATAAAAATAGAAGGAATCCCAGAATTAAATAACCTTACCATCAATGACTTAATTATTGACTTAGGTAATGAAGTTGCCATATCAGAATTAACCATTTCTCCTCACAAAATACACTGCACAGGAAAAATAAAAGTTGTTAGTTAATCAAAGACAAACAATAAAAAAATATTACTGATTATGCGGTTAATGCTTCACCAGAAAAATCCAAAGATTTACCCCAAATTACCGTTTGATTACTATAAATTACCATACCCGGTTTAGCACCCTTTGGCTTATAAACATATTTCGGTTTAGTATAAATTACGGGTACTTGATCACTTTCCCTTGCTTGACTATAATAAGCCGCAATATTAGCTGCATATTGTAAGTCTTTTTCTTCGGGAATATCTCCTGCATTTAATCTTAATAAAACATGGGAGCCGGGGATTTCTTGGGCATGAAACCACAAGTCATAATCTGTGGCAATGCGAGAAACTAACACATCATTTTGACGGTTATTTCTTCCTACCAAAATCTCAAAATTGGAGGGAGTTTTAAAAACTCGAGGTTTAGATTCTTCGTTACCATTAGACTGTCTATATTGGTTATCTTCTATATATTTTTGAGTGATTAATTCAGCTTTTATTTCTTCTAGGGTGTTAAAGTCTTCTGAATCATTATTTTCAAGTTGTAAAACATTATTTAAAGTTTGTTGGAGATAGTTTATCTCTTCATTCACTTCTTGTAATAATGGTTTTACGGCATCTTTTGCTCTTTTTAATTTTTGATGTTTTTTATACAAAGATTGAGCATTTTGAATGGCATTTTTATCAGGAGCTAGTTCAATTTTGACTGGTTTTCCTGTGGTAAAATCATCAAGGGTAATGGATTGACTACCGATGCGCCACTGATGAAGATTTGCCATTAATAAATCTGCTTGGGTGCGATAAATTTCGGAGTTAGCAGATTGATTGATTTTATCTTGATATTTATCGGCTTTTACTTTCAGTTTTTTGATAATATTTTTGATCTTTTGTTGTAGTTGTTGCTGGAGTTGTTGGAAGTTTTCTTGATTAATTTTTTGAGTATAATAATGGTCAATTACTTGGTGTAAGTCTTCTTTGGCTGTTTCTTCTTGTCCATGGGGAGGAAAAACGCTATAACCTGATGGGGTGGTATGGGGATAAAAGGTTTTTTGCTCGATGGTTGTCAACCATTTTTGCCATTGTTGATAAAGACTTTCCCATTGAGATGGGGTTAGTTGATGGTTTTCGATGGGTAATGAAATATGGGCTTGAGTGATTAACTCTTTGGCAATGGTGGGGCTTACTCCTCGGTAGGCTTTAATTAGTTGTTTATCTAGTCTGCCGGGGATAAGGTTGACGGTTTCTTGCCATGAAGAAAAAGATTCTTCTATTTTGGGGGTGTTGCCTGTGAGGGGAGGGGGTAGTTGGTAGGTTTGGCTAGTTTCTACGGTGCGCACACTAGATTTGGCTGAGGTGATTTGTTTGGCAACGGTGATAATTTGTTGTTGGGCATTGGTCAAAATCACGTTGCTATATTTCCCCATCACTTCTACATAAAGATGATAGAGGGGTTTTTCGTTGGGGCGTTGGGCAAATTGAAAATCCACCACCCTTTCCCATTCGCTGACAATATTAACCCCAATTAAAGCATAGCCACTTATAAGATGGCGTAGTTGTTCACTAAAGGTAAAGGTATCTTTTTTGCGGGGGGGAGGATTTCCTATACATATTCTGGCGGCTTGGGGATGCCAAGCAATGGTTAACCATGATTTTTTCTTGAGGCTACGTAAACAAAGGGAGATGGAGGTGCGATCGCACTGATACACCTGTTCTAAACGAGATGGTATAGATTGAGAATTGAGGGAATGGCAAATCGCCACTAAGGTTGTGTAATCAACGGGTTGCATACTAATTTTAATAAATCAATTATTGTTTTTTTACGGGATTACCACATTCAGACAATTGATAACTACCCTCTTCTAAACCATGTTTAACAGCTACTCGGTCATCAAAAACAAAACATTCCCCTTCCCAGAGACTTTCGGTTTCAGGTATTTCCTCGAGGTATTTTAAAATGCCACCCTTGAGATGATAAACTTCTTTAAAACCACGCTTCAACATCAAAGCCGTAACTTTCTCGCAACGGATTCCCCCCGTACAAAATAAAGCCACCTTTTGCTCTTTATTTTCACTCAAATTCTCTTCAATATAATCATTAAATTCTCGAAAAGATTTGATTTGAGGATTTTCTGCTTTTTTAAAAGTACCTATTTCCACTTCATAATCATTACGGGTATCAACCAATTTCACATCAGGTTGAGCAATTAATTCATTCCATTCACGGGGAGATAAATAAGTGCCTACCTGCTCATGGGGATTGGCTTCAGGAACACCAAAAGTAATGATTTCCTTTTTGATTTTTACCTTCATTCTCTCAAAAGGTATGTCGTTAGTATCGGAATATTTAACATCAAATTCCTGCTCATTGAGAATTTTTTTTATTTCAGAAACAACTTTTTTAATCGCCTCTTCATTACCTACGATATTACTATTTATTCCCTCTTCTGCTATTAAGATAGTGCCTTTTATCGCCAACTGATTACATAAATTTAATAGCTTGTCTTGCAAAATTTCGAGATCTTTTAAGGGGGTGAAATGGTAAAAAGAAGCAAAGGTAAATTTCATATACTATATTTTGTCTCAAAATGCTGGAAAGTTGTTCAGGAGTCGTATCGGGGAAAATTTGGCAACAGTTACCCACCATACTCTCTTAATTTTGATTATTATAACACCAAAAAGGAAATAAACAAAAAAACCACGCCTTCAAAAAAAGCGTGGTTTTGATTTTGATTTAAATTATAAAGAGACTATTTACTCTCAATATCTTCATCCAATAAAGCATCTAAATCAAATTCAATTTCATCGTCATCAGATTCAGAATCATCCAACTCGAAGGGGTTAATCTCGGTTTTCTGGGTATCATCAGTATCATCAATTAAATTCCCGAGATCAAACTCTTCATTATCATCATCCTCCGACAAATCTAGATCTAAACTGAAATCATCACCGTCAGCCGACGAAGAATCATCAATTTCTAAATCAGCAAAATTTAACTCCTGATCTTCATCTTCTACGGGGGTTAGATCATCGGAAGTATCAAAGGAATCAAAATCAATGATGTCATCATCAGTATCAGATAATTCCGTGTCAATGTCTCCAAACATTTCCACATCAGCATCACTACTTTCCACCGCAGCAATTTCTTCCGACTCGTCTTCCCCTACCATGGAAAAATCAAAGTCATCGTTACTATCTTCAGGAATTTCACCTTCAGAAGAATCGTCACCCATAATATCATCTACCATGCTGGAAAATTCATCTCCCATTTCTTCCATGGTCGAGCCAACTTCTTGGGTAAACTCTTCTGTACCATCAACAAATTCAACAAAGGACTCTTGAGCGTCTTCTACCACTGCCCCCATGAATTCTTGAGATTCTTGGGCAAATTCGGCAATACCTTCTTGAGCTTCAGCACCAAATTCTTCCGCATTTTCAGCAAATTCAGCAATACCTTCTTGAACTTCGGCACCAAATTCCTCTGCATTTTCGGTAAACTCAGCAATACCTTCTTGAGTATCTTCCGCTATTTCCTCGCTCACCTCTTGGGCTTCTTGGGCAAAGGAAGATTCTTTTTCCTCTGTCAGGTTATCGGCATAATCAGCAGGAATAACTGCGCCTAAGTCGCTAGGTTGTAAGTCTAATTCGGTATCTACTAAATCCTCTGAGTTTTCGTACTCTGCCCTAATGGCGTTGATTTGACTTTCTAATTCTTGTTGATAGTTGTTACTAAGTTCTTGAATTTGAGCTTGATAACTCTGTTCTAGGTTTTGTTTTTCCTCTTCTACTTGAGCATTTCTATTGCGCAGGGATTCTACTTCTGTCTCAATGGCTTGTAATTGGGCTATTTGAGCCTTGAGAGATTCTATTTCGCTCTGGGCAGATTCTAGTTCGTTGGTGTCAACAGAGGGTTGTTGAGCTTCGTTTAAAGCGTTTTGTAATTGATTATTTTGCCCTTGTAGTTCGCTTATTTGACTATTAAGGGCTTGAATTTGATTTTCATAGGTTTCTTGTTGTAGGGAGATAGCTTGGGCTGATTCTGCCTGATACTCTTGTCTAAGGGATGCGATTAATTCTTGTTTTCTGGTTTCAAAATCTTGTTCTGCTTGTTTGAGGGCTTTTTGTTTTTCTTGTTCTATTTGATCTGGATTTACTTTATCTTTGCCAACAAAAAACATTACTGCCGCACCGATAATAATCCCTATGACACCTGCAATTATTTCCATTTTTTATGCCTCCGCATTTATATTATTTCTTATTTGTTATGAACTATTTTTTATTTTTGGTCTAAAAGTATTATATGGATAAAACTTATTTAAGAATCGTATTTTATCATTTTAAGTATTTTTATTTGGTTGAATTGTAGGCTTGGTAAACTCCTTGGACGTTGTACCAGTTGAGAAAAATACGGGCTATTTCTAGGGCTAGTTGCGGTTTTCCTTGATCAATTAGCCATTGTAGTAAGGGTTTCATGGTTTTTTCATTAAGTCTTCCCCCTAGGGATAGAATGCCCCATAGTAGGCGATGAATCCAAGTCATTTGAATCATCATTTTTACTTCATAGGTGGGATGTTTTTGATAGAATACCACTCCCATTTTTCCCCGTTGAATCTCTTGATCGATCAATTGTGGTATTTGTTGTAAATTGAAGGGGGGATGCCAATGATAGCCCACTGCTTGGGGAGTTTTGATTAGTTTTAGCCCTAATTTTTTTAGTCTGACTCCCAATTCTAGGTCTTCCCAGCCATATTGACGGAAGCTAGGATCAAATTTTCCTGCTTGTTCTAACCATTTTTTGGCGATCGCCACATTTCCTGTAGCAAAATAAGCGGCGGAATAATCAGTAATTTTGTAAGGTTCTGAGGTAGGATTATCAAAGTTAGCGGTGTTAATTACTGCTCCATAGGTAAAAATGCGATCGTGTCCTAGTTTTCGTTGGGCTTTGAGCAAACTTTGGGCATGGGCATCAAGGAAACTGGAAGTGACCACCAAATCGCTGTCAATGAAAATAATCAAATCCCCTTGGGCTTTCTCAATACCTAAGTTACGGGCGATCGCAGCCCCCTCATGGTTTTGTTGAAAAAGGTTAACATGGGGAAGATGGTCTTTTTCTGTTTCAATCCAACTAATAGTATCATCCGTAGAACCATCATCCACCACCACAATTTCATAACCATCAATTAAAGAAGAATCATAATTCTGTTGCTCTAATGCCCGAAGACACTTTTGTAAAATCGGCAGACGATTGTAGGTAGGAATAACAACACTAAAAAACACTCTTTTGACCTAAAATAAATTACCTATGATTTTACCTTAGATTTTATCTGACCATATACTTTTTGCGGTAATTCCCATTAAAAAAAGACCATAAAAGCCCAAAAGTAGAAAAATATCAAACTTGTTCTATTGCTTTGAAACCGAGGAAAAGAGGACAAAACAAGATAAAATCAGCTTATAATTTCTTATCAACCTGAAAACTATCGACACATTTTTTCGTCATCAGACATATTACCATAGTTATCAAAAGCAATTTTAAATTTATTGATATTCTATAAAAAGTAACAAAGGTGCAATTTTTAAAAGAAATTATTGGGCGTTGGTGGTCAGAATTTACCCTACAGACGAAGTTGATGGCAACAGCAACCCTTGTTGTCTCCCTCGTCATGAGTAGTTTAACTTTTTGGGCAGTAAACTCCATTCAACAAGAAGCACAAATCAATGATACCCGTTTCGGCAGAGATTTAGGGCTTTTGTTGGCAAGTAACGTTGCCCCTTTGATTGCTGAAGACGACTTGACAGAAGTAGCTCGTTTTTCGGGCAGATTTTACAATAGTACCTCTAGCGTCAGATATATTATCTACGCCGACGAAGAAGGAAATATTTTTTTCGGCATACCTTTTTCTCAAAACGAAGTCAAAAACTCCCTCACCATCCAACGAAAACTAGAACTTCCTGAAGACTATAACGAAAGTGTCAAAGTGCCAATGGTACGTCAACATACTACCCCCGATGGACAAGTTACCGACGTATTTGTTCCCCTAGTGGATAATAGTCAATATTTAGGCACACTAGCCATCGGCATCAACCCAAACCCTACCCTTGTTGCTTCCTCCAACCTAACTCGAGATGTCACCATCGCCGTATTTATCTCCATCTGGGCCATGGTAATCTTGGGAGGAGTATTTAATGCCCTAACTATCACCCAACCCATCAAGGAATTATTATTAGGGGTGAAAAATATTGCCGCAGGAAACTTCAAGCAAAGGATTGATTTACCCCTTGGCGGAGAATTAGGGGAATTAATTCTTAGTTTTAATGACATGGCAGAAAGGTTAGAAAAATTTGAAGAGCAAAATGTTGAAGAATTAACTGCCGAAAAAGCCAAGTTAGAAACCCT
The sequence above is a segment of the Cyanobacterium stanieri PCC 7202 genome. Coding sequences within it:
- a CDS encoding hypothetical protein (PFAM: Helix-turn-helix~COGs: COG1426 conserved hypothetical protein~KEGG: cyc:PCC7424_4317 hypothetical protein~SPTR: Putative uncharacterized protein), giving the protein MLKLFTDQKNVEVDYNQLRQEELDRISVLLQEKRQSQGWDIESVSNKIHITKNVLRAIENADLYRLPEPVFIKELLKKYSDFLEINIEENIDNFPIKKNKKYKNKSSYKSIINPLNLNINFNSKYLYIIYIALLFFSVKSLNEMLQPTPFTTQDSIENQNLNSQSEESTITDNPQTPSQNETENSTIPVVEENISHPEQLKVNLKAQDDSWVRVIIDGDTEFEGILTKGTEREWVAKREFTIRAGNAGGLLISVNEETPKQIGQLGQVEEITLNL
- a CDS encoding ribosomal large subunit pseudouridine synthase B (PFAM: RNA pseudouridylate synthase; S4 domain~TIGRFAM: pseudouridine synthase~COGs: COG1187 16S rRNA uridine-516 pseudouridylate synthase and related pseudouridylate synthase~InterPro IPR002942:IPR018496:IPR006145:IPR000748~KEGG: syp:SYNPCC7002_A2357 RNA pseudouridylate synthase~PFAM: pseudouridine synthase; RNA-binding S4 domain protein~SMART: RNA-binding S4 domain protein~SPTR: Pseudouridine synthase) → MVDRVQKILREWGVASRREAERMILAGKVKVNGHIIALGDKANPARDKIEVEGKVLSRRNRPQLVYILLNKPRGVISTCDDPKKRETVLDLLNPELQLGQGIHPVGRLDRDSTGALILSNDGDFTLSLTHPRYHLPKTYQVWLRGSMPDDVIKKWSDGFMWEGKQTLPAPIVVKKRTVSKTLIEIVLSEGRNRQIRRIADLFGYPVISLHRSAIAFIRLGNLKIGESRFLTAAEVNKLSIIAHKGKK
- a CDS encoding hypothetical protein (PFAM: Protein of unknown function (DUF2993)~KEGG: cyt:cce_0443 hypothetical protein~SPTR: Putative uncharacterized protein), translating into MNSKKKSEIIARFLTPAIKFWIRNQVESITQLEVEIDAGDKQILSGKINQVYLSANEANYQGIFINQASVSTEDIAVNLGGILRGKPLKLLHPIFVSGDIVITAQELQKSLESSLLIQGLQDVVKLILENQRLENILEKYHIQWKNINIENQQVTIQGNINNNLKKVNNTLNITSNINIQEKQKLLLTDIKIEGIPELNNLTINDLIIDLGNEVAISELTISPHKIHCTGKIKVVS
- a CDS encoding Fibronectin-binding A domain protein (PFAM: Domain of unknown function (DUF814); Fibronectin-binding protein A N-terminus (FbpA)~COGs: COG1293 RNA-binding protein homologous to eukaryotic snRNP~InterPro IPR008616:IPR008532~KEGG: cyc:PCC7424_0710 fibronectin-binding A domain protein~PFAM: Fibronectin-binding A domain protein; protein of unknown function DUF814~SPTR: Putative uncharacterized protein) encodes the protein MQPVDYTTLVAICHSLNSQSIPSRLEQVYQCDRTSISLCLRSLKKKSWLTIAWHPQAARICIGNPPPRKKDTFTFSEQLRHLISGYALIGVNIVSEWERVVDFQFAQRPNEKPLYHLYVEVMGKYSNVILTNAQQQIITVAKQITSAKSSVRTVETSQTYQLPPPLTGNTPKIEESFSSWQETVNLIPGRLDKQLIKAYRGVSPTIAKELITQAHISLPIENHQLTPSQWESLYQQWQKWLTTIEQKTFYPHTTPSGYSVFPPHGQEETAKEDLHQVIDHYYTQKINQENFQQLQQQLQQKIKNIIKKLKVKADKYQDKINQSANSEIYRTQADLLMANLHQWRIGSQSITLDDFTTGKPVKIELAPDKNAIQNAQSLYKKHQKLKRAKDAVKPLLQEVNEEINYLQQTLNNVLQLENNDSEDFNTLEEIKAELITQKYIEDNQYRQSNGNEESKPRVFKTPSNFEILVGRNNRQNDVLVSRIATDYDLWFHAQEIPGSHVLLRLNAGDIPEEKDLQYAANIAAYYSQARESDQVPVIYTKPKYVYKPKGAKPGMVIYSNQTVIWGKSLDFSGEALTA
- a CDS encoding Rhodanese domain protein (PFAM: Rhodanese-like domain~COGs: COG1054 sulfurtransferase~InterPro IPR001763:IPR020936~KEGG: cyt:cce_1980 hypothetical protein~PFAM: Rhodanese domain protein~SMART: Rhodanese domain protein~SPTR: UPF0176 protein cce_1980) is translated as MKFTFASFYHFTPLKDLEILQDKLLNLCNQLAIKGTILIAEEGINSNIVGNEEAIKKVVSEIKKILNEQEFDVKYSDTNDIPFERMKVKIKKEIITFGVPEANPHEQVGTYLSPREWNELIAQPDVKLVDTRNDYEVEIGTFKKAENPQIKSFREFNDYIEENLSENKEQKVALFCTGGIRCEKVTALMLKRGFKEVYHLKGGILKYLEEIPETESLWEGECFVFDDRVAVKHGLEEGSYQLSECGNPVKKQ
- a CDS encoding hypothetical protein (KEGG: mpe:MYPE6470 DNA topoisomerase IV subunit A~SPTR: Putative uncharacterized protein) — encoded protein: MEIIAGVIGIIIGAAVMFFVGKDKVNPDQIEQEKQKALKQAEQDFETRKQELIASLRQEYQAESAQAISLQQETYENQIQALNSQISELQGQNNQLQNALNEAQQPSVDTNELESAQSEIESLKAQIAQLQAIETEVESLRNRNAQVEEEKQNLEQSYQAQIQELSNNYQQELESQINAIRAEYENSEDLVDTELDLQPSDLGAVIPADYADNLTEEKESSFAQEAQEVSEEIAEDTQEGIAEFTENAEEFGAEVQEGIAEFAENAEEFGAEAQEGIAEFAQESQEFMGAVVEDAQESFVEFVDGTEEFTQEVGSTMEEMGDEFSSMVDDIMGDDSSEGEIPEDSNDDFDFSMVGEDESEEIAAVESSDADVEMFGDIDTELSDTDDDIIDFDSFDTSDDLTPVEDEDQELNFADLEIDDSSSADGDDFSLDLDLSEDDDNEEFDLGNLIDDTDDTQKTEINPFELDDSESDDDEIEFDLDALLDEDIESK
- a CDS encoding glycosyl transferase family 2 (PFAM: Glycosyl transferase family 2~COGs: COG1216 glycosyltransferase~InterPro IPR001173~KEGG: ava:Ava_2064 glycosyl transferase family protein~PFAM: glycosyl transferase family 2~SPTR: Glycosyl transferase, family 2); protein product: MFFSVVIPTYNRLPILQKCLRALEQQNYDSSLIDGYEIVVVDDGSTDDTISWIETEKDHLPHVNLFQQNHEGAAIARNLGIEKAQGDLIIFIDSDLVVTSSFLDAHAQSLLKAQRKLGHDRIFTYGAVINTANFDNPTSEPYKITDYSAAYFATGNVAIAKKWLEQAGKFDPSFRQYGWEDLELGVRLKKLGLKLIKTPQAVGYHWHPPFNLQQIPQLIDQEIQRGKMGVVFYQKHPTYEVKMMIQMTWIHRLLWGILSLGGRLNEKTMKPLLQWLIDQGKPQLALEIARIFLNWYNVQGVYQAYNSTK